A stretch of Buteo buteo chromosome 21, bButBut1.hap1.1, whole genome shotgun sequence DNA encodes these proteins:
- the TMCC1 gene encoding transmembrane and coiled-coil domains protein 1 isoform X8, with protein MEIERLEVSSLAQTSSAVASSTDGSINADSVDGTPDPQRTKVAITHLQQKILKLTEQIKIEQTARDDNVAEYLKLANNADKQQSARIKQVFEKKNQKSAQTILQLQKKLEHYHRKLREIEQNGIPRQPKDVFRDMHQGLKDVGAKVTGFSEGVVDSVKGGLSSFSQATHSAAGAVVSKPREIASLIRNKFGSADNIANLKDSLEEGQEDGTGGKALGVIQNFQSSPKYGSEEDCSSATSGSVGANSTTGGPVGASSSKTNTLDMQSSGFDAILHEIQEIRETQARLEESFEDLKVRYQRDYSLIMQTLQEERYRCERLEEQLNDLTELHQNEILNLKQELASMEEKIAYQSYERARDIQEALEACQTRISKMELQQQQQQVVQLEGLENATARNLLGKFINILLAVMAVLLVFVSTVANCVVPLMKTRNRTFSTLFIVVLIAFLWKHWDAITGYLERFLSPPR; from the exons ATCGAGCGATTGGAAGTCAGCAGCTTAGCGCAGACCTCCAGTGCCGTGGCCTCGAGCACTGATGGCAGCATCAATGCAGACTCTGTTGATGGGACCCCAGATCCTCAGCGTACAAAAGTGGCTATCACACACCTGCAACAGAAGATACTGAAGCTGACCGAGCAGATCAAAATTGAACAAACAGCCCGTGATGATAATGTGGCAGAGTACCTGAAACTGGCCAACAACGCAGACAAGCAACAGAGTGCCCGCATTAAGCAAGTGTTTGAGAAGAAGAATCAGAAGTCAGCCCAGACCATCttgcagctgcagaagaaactAGAACATTACCATCGAAAGCTGCGAGAGATCGAACAGAATGGGATCCCTCGGCAGCCAAAGGATGTCTTCAGGGATATGCATCAGGGTTTGAAAGATGTTGGAGCAAAAGTCACTGGCTTCAGTGAGGGAGTAGTAGACAGTGTAAAAGGTGGGCTTTCCAGTTTCTCCCAAGCCACACattcagcagctggagctgtggtTTCCAAACCCCGGGAGATTGCCTCCCTCATAAGGAACAAGTTTGGGAGTGCAGACAACATTGCTAATCTGAAAGACTCCTTAGAGGAAGGCCAGGAAGATGGGACAGGAGGCAAGGCTCTAGGTGTTATTCAGAACTTTCAGTCAAGCCCAAAATATGGCAGTGAAGAGGACTGCTCCAGTGCCACGTCGGGCTCAGTGGGAGCCAACAGCACAACAGGGGGCCCTGTGGGAGCTTCTAGCTCCAAAACAAACACTCTGGATATGCAGAGCTCAGGGTTTGATGCAATACTGCATGAGATTCAAGAAATTCGAGAGACACAGGCAAGACTGGAAGAATCATTTGAGGACCTTAAGGTTCGCTATCAGAGGGATTATTCATTAATAATGCAGACTCTGCAGGAGGAGCGGTACAG ATGTGAAAGACTCGAAGAGCAGCTAAATGACCTGACTGAGCTCCACCAGAATGAGATCCTCAATTTAAAACAGGAGCTGGCCAGCATGGAGGAGAAAATTGCCTATCAGTCTTATGAGCGAGCCCGGGACATTCAG GAGGCACTGGAAGCATGCCAGACCCGCATCTCCAagatggagctgcagcagcagcagcagcaagtggtgcagctggaggggctggagaacGCCACGGCCAGGAACCTGCTGGGGAAGTTCATCAACATCCTCCTGGCCGTCATGGCTGTCCTCCTCGTCTTCGTCTCCACTGTGGCCAACTGTGTCGTGCCCCTCATGAAGACTCGCAATAGGACGTTCAGCACTTTATTTATAGTGGTTCTCATTGCCTTTTTGTGGAAGCACTGGGATGCCATCACCGGCTACTTGGAACGGTTCTTGTCTCCCCCCAGATGA
- the TMCC1 gene encoding transmembrane and coiled-coil domains protein 1 isoform X6: protein MEGSLPASETIERLEVSSLAQTSSAVASSTDGSINADSVDGTPDPQRTKVAITHLQQKILKLTEQIKIEQTARDDNVAEYLKLANNADKQQSARIKQVFEKKNQKSAQTILQLQKKLEHYHRKLREIEQNGIPRQPKDVFRDMHQGLKDVGAKVTGFSEGVVDSVKGGLSSFSQATHSAAGAVVSKPREIASLIRNKFGSADNIANLKDSLEEGQEDGTGGKALGVIQNFQSSPKYGSEEDCSSATSGSVGANSTTGGPVGASSSKTNTLDMQSSGFDAILHEIQEIRETQARLEESFEDLKVRYQRDYSLIMQTLQEERYRCERLEEQLNDLTELHQNEILNLKQELASMEEKIAYQSYERARDIQEALEACQTRISKMELQQQQQQVVQLEGLENATARNLLGKFINILLAVMAVLLVFVSTVANCVVPLMKTRNRTFSTLFIVVLIAFLWKHWDAITGYLERFLSPPR from the exons ATCGAGCGATTGGAAGTCAGCAGCTTAGCGCAGACCTCCAGTGCCGTGGCCTCGAGCACTGATGGCAGCATCAATGCAGACTCTGTTGATGGGACCCCAGATCCTCAGCGTACAAAAGTGGCTATCACACACCTGCAACAGAAGATACTGAAGCTGACCGAGCAGATCAAAATTGAACAAACAGCCCGTGATGATAATGTGGCAGAGTACCTGAAACTGGCCAACAACGCAGACAAGCAACAGAGTGCCCGCATTAAGCAAGTGTTTGAGAAGAAGAATCAGAAGTCAGCCCAGACCATCttgcagctgcagaagaaactAGAACATTACCATCGAAAGCTGCGAGAGATCGAACAGAATGGGATCCCTCGGCAGCCAAAGGATGTCTTCAGGGATATGCATCAGGGTTTGAAAGATGTTGGAGCAAAAGTCACTGGCTTCAGTGAGGGAGTAGTAGACAGTGTAAAAGGTGGGCTTTCCAGTTTCTCCCAAGCCACACattcagcagctggagctgtggtTTCCAAACCCCGGGAGATTGCCTCCCTCATAAGGAACAAGTTTGGGAGTGCAGACAACATTGCTAATCTGAAAGACTCCTTAGAGGAAGGCCAGGAAGATGGGACAGGAGGCAAGGCTCTAGGTGTTATTCAGAACTTTCAGTCAAGCCCAAAATATGGCAGTGAAGAGGACTGCTCCAGTGCCACGTCGGGCTCAGTGGGAGCCAACAGCACAACAGGGGGCCCTGTGGGAGCTTCTAGCTCCAAAACAAACACTCTGGATATGCAGAGCTCAGGGTTTGATGCAATACTGCATGAGATTCAAGAAATTCGAGAGACACAGGCAAGACTGGAAGAATCATTTGAGGACCTTAAGGTTCGCTATCAGAGGGATTATTCATTAATAATGCAGACTCTGCAGGAGGAGCGGTACAG ATGTGAAAGACTCGAAGAGCAGCTAAATGACCTGACTGAGCTCCACCAGAATGAGATCCTCAATTTAAAACAGGAGCTGGCCAGCATGGAGGAGAAAATTGCCTATCAGTCTTATGAGCGAGCCCGGGACATTCAG GAGGCACTGGAAGCATGCCAGACCCGCATCTCCAagatggagctgcagcagcagcagcagcaagtggtgcagctggaggggctggagaacGCCACGGCCAGGAACCTGCTGGGGAAGTTCATCAACATCCTCCTGGCCGTCATGGCTGTCCTCCTCGTCTTCGTCTCCACTGTGGCCAACTGTGTCGTGCCCCTCATGAAGACTCGCAATAGGACGTTCAGCACTTTATTTATAGTGGTTCTCATTGCCTTTTTGTGGAAGCACTGGGATGCCATCACCGGCTACTTGGAACGGTTCTTGTCTCCCCCCAGATGA
- the TMCC1 gene encoding transmembrane and coiled-coil domains protein 1 isoform X7 — translation MEVIFSLIERLEVSSLAQTSSAVASSTDGSINADSVDGTPDPQRTKVAITHLQQKILKLTEQIKIEQTARDDNVAEYLKLANNADKQQSARIKQVFEKKNQKSAQTILQLQKKLEHYHRKLREIEQNGIPRQPKDVFRDMHQGLKDVGAKVTGFSEGVVDSVKGGLSSFSQATHSAAGAVVSKPREIASLIRNKFGSADNIANLKDSLEEGQEDGTGGKALGVIQNFQSSPKYGSEEDCSSATSGSVGANSTTGGPVGASSSKTNTLDMQSSGFDAILHEIQEIRETQARLEESFEDLKVRYQRDYSLIMQTLQEERYRCERLEEQLNDLTELHQNEILNLKQELASMEEKIAYQSYERARDIQEALEACQTRISKMELQQQQQQVVQLEGLENATARNLLGKFINILLAVMAVLLVFVSTVANCVVPLMKTRNRTFSTLFIVVLIAFLWKHWDAITGYLERFLSPPR, via the exons ATCGAGCGATTGGAAGTCAGCAGCTTAGCGCAGACCTCCAGTGCCGTGGCCTCGAGCACTGATGGCAGCATCAATGCAGACTCTGTTGATGGGACCCCAGATCCTCAGCGTACAAAAGTGGCTATCACACACCTGCAACAGAAGATACTGAAGCTGACCGAGCAGATCAAAATTGAACAAACAGCCCGTGATGATAATGTGGCAGAGTACCTGAAACTGGCCAACAACGCAGACAAGCAACAGAGTGCCCGCATTAAGCAAGTGTTTGAGAAGAAGAATCAGAAGTCAGCCCAGACCATCttgcagctgcagaagaaactAGAACATTACCATCGAAAGCTGCGAGAGATCGAACAGAATGGGATCCCTCGGCAGCCAAAGGATGTCTTCAGGGATATGCATCAGGGTTTGAAAGATGTTGGAGCAAAAGTCACTGGCTTCAGTGAGGGAGTAGTAGACAGTGTAAAAGGTGGGCTTTCCAGTTTCTCCCAAGCCACACattcagcagctggagctgtggtTTCCAAACCCCGGGAGATTGCCTCCCTCATAAGGAACAAGTTTGGGAGTGCAGACAACATTGCTAATCTGAAAGACTCCTTAGAGGAAGGCCAGGAAGATGGGACAGGAGGCAAGGCTCTAGGTGTTATTCAGAACTTTCAGTCAAGCCCAAAATATGGCAGTGAAGAGGACTGCTCCAGTGCCACGTCGGGCTCAGTGGGAGCCAACAGCACAACAGGGGGCCCTGTGGGAGCTTCTAGCTCCAAAACAAACACTCTGGATATGCAGAGCTCAGGGTTTGATGCAATACTGCATGAGATTCAAGAAATTCGAGAGACACAGGCAAGACTGGAAGAATCATTTGAGGACCTTAAGGTTCGCTATCAGAGGGATTATTCATTAATAATGCAGACTCTGCAGGAGGAGCGGTACAG ATGTGAAAGACTCGAAGAGCAGCTAAATGACCTGACTGAGCTCCACCAGAATGAGATCCTCAATTTAAAACAGGAGCTGGCCAGCATGGAGGAGAAAATTGCCTATCAGTCTTATGAGCGAGCCCGGGACATTCAG GAGGCACTGGAAGCATGCCAGACCCGCATCTCCAagatggagctgcagcagcagcagcagcaagtggtgcagctggaggggctggagaacGCCACGGCCAGGAACCTGCTGGGGAAGTTCATCAACATCCTCCTGGCCGTCATGGCTGTCCTCCTCGTCTTCGTCTCCACTGTGGCCAACTGTGTCGTGCCCCTCATGAAGACTCGCAATAGGACGTTCAGCACTTTATTTATAGTGGTTCTCATTGCCTTTTTGTGGAAGCACTGGGATGCCATCACCGGCTACTTGGAACGGTTCTTGTCTCCCCCCAGATGA
- the TMCC1 gene encoding transmembrane and coiled-coil domains protein 1 isoform X9, whose protein sequence is MHQGLKDVGAKVTGFSEGVVDSVKGGLSSFSQATHSAAGAVVSKPREIASLIRNKFGSADNIANLKDSLEEGQEDGTGGKALGVIQNFQSSPKYGSEEDCSSATSGSVGANSTTGGPVGASSSKTNTLDMQSSGFDAILHEIQEIRETQARLEESFEDLKVRYQRDYSLIMQTLQEERYRCERLEEQLNDLTELHQNEILNLKQELASMEEKIAYQSYERARDIQEALEACQTRISKMELQQQQQQVVQLEGLENATARNLLGKFINILLAVMAVLLVFVSTVANCVVPLMKTRNRTFSTLFIVVLIAFLWKHWDAITGYLERFLSPPR, encoded by the exons ATGCATCAGGGTTTGAAAGATGTTGGAGCAAAAGTCACTGGCTTCAGTGAGGGAGTAGTAGACAGTGTAAAAGGTGGGCTTTCCAGTTTCTCCCAAGCCACACattcagcagctggagctgtggtTTCCAAACCCCGGGAGATTGCCTCCCTCATAAGGAACAAGTTTGGGAGTGCAGACAACATTGCTAATCTGAAAGACTCCTTAGAGGAAGGCCAGGAAGATGGGACAGGAGGCAAGGCTCTAGGTGTTATTCAGAACTTTCAGTCAAGCCCAAAATATGGCAGTGAAGAGGACTGCTCCAGTGCCACGTCGGGCTCAGTGGGAGCCAACAGCACAACAGGGGGCCCTGTGGGAGCTTCTAGCTCCAAAACAAACACTCTGGATATGCAGAGCTCAGGGTTTGATGCAATACTGCATGAGATTCAAGAAATTCGAGAGACACAGGCAAGACTGGAAGAATCATTTGAGGACCTTAAGGTTCGCTATCAGAGGGATTATTCATTAATAATGCAGACTCTGCAGGAGGAGCGGTACAG ATGTGAAAGACTCGAAGAGCAGCTAAATGACCTGACTGAGCTCCACCAGAATGAGATCCTCAATTTAAAACAGGAGCTGGCCAGCATGGAGGAGAAAATTGCCTATCAGTCTTATGAGCGAGCCCGGGACATTCAG GAGGCACTGGAAGCATGCCAGACCCGCATCTCCAagatggagctgcagcagcagcagcagcaagtggtgcagctggaggggctggagaacGCCACGGCCAGGAACCTGCTGGGGAAGTTCATCAACATCCTCCTGGCCGTCATGGCTGTCCTCCTCGTCTTCGTCTCCACTGTGGCCAACTGTGTCGTGCCCCTCATGAAGACTCGCAATAGGACGTTCAGCACTTTATTTATAGTGGTTCTCATTGCCTTTTTGTGGAAGCACTGGGATGCCATCACCGGCTACTTGGAACGGTTCTTGTCTCCCCCCAGATGA
- the TMCC1 gene encoding transmembrane and coiled-coil domains protein 1 isoform X4, with the protein MHWERALLLRRAKIERLEVSSLAQTSSAVASSTDGSINADSVDGTPDPQRTKVAITHLQQKILKLTEQIKIEQTARDDNVAEYLKLANNADKQQSARIKQVFEKKNQKSAQTILQLQKKLEHYHRKLREIEQNGIPRQPKDVFRDMHQGLKDVGAKVTGFSEGVVDSVKGGLSSFSQATHSAAGAVVSKPREIASLIRNKFGSADNIANLKDSLEEGQEDGTGGKALGVIQNFQSSPKYGSEEDCSSATSGSVGANSTTGGPVGASSSKTNTLDMQSSGFDAILHEIQEIRETQARLEESFEDLKVRYQRDYSLIMQTLQEERYRCERLEEQLNDLTELHQNEILNLKQELASMEEKIAYQSYERARDIQEALEACQTRISKMELQQQQQQVVQLEGLENATARNLLGKFINILLAVMAVLLVFVSTVANCVVPLMKTRNRTFSTLFIVVLIAFLWKHWDAITGYLERFLSPPR; encoded by the exons ATGCACTGGGAGCGGGCGCTGCTGCTCCGCCGGGCCAAG ATCGAGCGATTGGAAGTCAGCAGCTTAGCGCAGACCTCCAGTGCCGTGGCCTCGAGCACTGATGGCAGCATCAATGCAGACTCTGTTGATGGGACCCCAGATCCTCAGCGTACAAAAGTGGCTATCACACACCTGCAACAGAAGATACTGAAGCTGACCGAGCAGATCAAAATTGAACAAACAGCCCGTGATGATAATGTGGCAGAGTACCTGAAACTGGCCAACAACGCAGACAAGCAACAGAGTGCCCGCATTAAGCAAGTGTTTGAGAAGAAGAATCAGAAGTCAGCCCAGACCATCttgcagctgcagaagaaactAGAACATTACCATCGAAAGCTGCGAGAGATCGAACAGAATGGGATCCCTCGGCAGCCAAAGGATGTCTTCAGGGATATGCATCAGGGTTTGAAAGATGTTGGAGCAAAAGTCACTGGCTTCAGTGAGGGAGTAGTAGACAGTGTAAAAGGTGGGCTTTCCAGTTTCTCCCAAGCCACACattcagcagctggagctgtggtTTCCAAACCCCGGGAGATTGCCTCCCTCATAAGGAACAAGTTTGGGAGTGCAGACAACATTGCTAATCTGAAAGACTCCTTAGAGGAAGGCCAGGAAGATGGGACAGGAGGCAAGGCTCTAGGTGTTATTCAGAACTTTCAGTCAAGCCCAAAATATGGCAGTGAAGAGGACTGCTCCAGTGCCACGTCGGGCTCAGTGGGAGCCAACAGCACAACAGGGGGCCCTGTGGGAGCTTCTAGCTCCAAAACAAACACTCTGGATATGCAGAGCTCAGGGTTTGATGCAATACTGCATGAGATTCAAGAAATTCGAGAGACACAGGCAAGACTGGAAGAATCATTTGAGGACCTTAAGGTTCGCTATCAGAGGGATTATTCATTAATAATGCAGACTCTGCAGGAGGAGCGGTACAG ATGTGAAAGACTCGAAGAGCAGCTAAATGACCTGACTGAGCTCCACCAGAATGAGATCCTCAATTTAAAACAGGAGCTGGCCAGCATGGAGGAGAAAATTGCCTATCAGTCTTATGAGCGAGCCCGGGACATTCAG GAGGCACTGGAAGCATGCCAGACCCGCATCTCCAagatggagctgcagcagcagcagcagcaagtggtgcagctggaggggctggagaacGCCACGGCCAGGAACCTGCTGGGGAAGTTCATCAACATCCTCCTGGCCGTCATGGCTGTCCTCCTCGTCTTCGTCTCCACTGTGGCCAACTGTGTCGTGCCCCTCATGAAGACTCGCAATAGGACGTTCAGCACTTTATTTATAGTGGTTCTCATTGCCTTTTTGTGGAAGCACTGGGATGCCATCACCGGCTACTTGGAACGGTTCTTGTCTCCCCCCAGATGA
- the TMCC1 gene encoding transmembrane and coiled-coil domains protein 1 isoform X5, whose product MVQRFSLRRQLSKIERLEVSSLAQTSSAVASSTDGSINADSVDGTPDPQRTKVAITHLQQKILKLTEQIKIEQTARDDNVAEYLKLANNADKQQSARIKQVFEKKNQKSAQTILQLQKKLEHYHRKLREIEQNGIPRQPKDVFRDMHQGLKDVGAKVTGFSEGVVDSVKGGLSSFSQATHSAAGAVVSKPREIASLIRNKFGSADNIANLKDSLEEGQEDGTGGKALGVIQNFQSSPKYGSEEDCSSATSGSVGANSTTGGPVGASSSKTNTLDMQSSGFDAILHEIQEIRETQARLEESFEDLKVRYQRDYSLIMQTLQEERYRCERLEEQLNDLTELHQNEILNLKQELASMEEKIAYQSYERARDIQEALEACQTRISKMELQQQQQQVVQLEGLENATARNLLGKFINILLAVMAVLLVFVSTVANCVVPLMKTRNRTFSTLFIVVLIAFLWKHWDAITGYLERFLSPPR is encoded by the exons ATCGAGCGATTGGAAGTCAGCAGCTTAGCGCAGACCTCCAGTGCCGTGGCCTCGAGCACTGATGGCAGCATCAATGCAGACTCTGTTGATGGGACCCCAGATCCTCAGCGTACAAAAGTGGCTATCACACACCTGCAACAGAAGATACTGAAGCTGACCGAGCAGATCAAAATTGAACAAACAGCCCGTGATGATAATGTGGCAGAGTACCTGAAACTGGCCAACAACGCAGACAAGCAACAGAGTGCCCGCATTAAGCAAGTGTTTGAGAAGAAGAATCAGAAGTCAGCCCAGACCATCttgcagctgcagaagaaactAGAACATTACCATCGAAAGCTGCGAGAGATCGAACAGAATGGGATCCCTCGGCAGCCAAAGGATGTCTTCAGGGATATGCATCAGGGTTTGAAAGATGTTGGAGCAAAAGTCACTGGCTTCAGTGAGGGAGTAGTAGACAGTGTAAAAGGTGGGCTTTCCAGTTTCTCCCAAGCCACACattcagcagctggagctgtggtTTCCAAACCCCGGGAGATTGCCTCCCTCATAAGGAACAAGTTTGGGAGTGCAGACAACATTGCTAATCTGAAAGACTCCTTAGAGGAAGGCCAGGAAGATGGGACAGGAGGCAAGGCTCTAGGTGTTATTCAGAACTTTCAGTCAAGCCCAAAATATGGCAGTGAAGAGGACTGCTCCAGTGCCACGTCGGGCTCAGTGGGAGCCAACAGCACAACAGGGGGCCCTGTGGGAGCTTCTAGCTCCAAAACAAACACTCTGGATATGCAGAGCTCAGGGTTTGATGCAATACTGCATGAGATTCAAGAAATTCGAGAGACACAGGCAAGACTGGAAGAATCATTTGAGGACCTTAAGGTTCGCTATCAGAGGGATTATTCATTAATAATGCAGACTCTGCAGGAGGAGCGGTACAG ATGTGAAAGACTCGAAGAGCAGCTAAATGACCTGACTGAGCTCCACCAGAATGAGATCCTCAATTTAAAACAGGAGCTGGCCAGCATGGAGGAGAAAATTGCCTATCAGTCTTATGAGCGAGCCCGGGACATTCAG GAGGCACTGGAAGCATGCCAGACCCGCATCTCCAagatggagctgcagcagcagcagcagcaagtggtgcagctggaggggctggagaacGCCACGGCCAGGAACCTGCTGGGGAAGTTCATCAACATCCTCCTGGCCGTCATGGCTGTCCTCCTCGTCTTCGTCTCCACTGTGGCCAACTGTGTCGTGCCCCTCATGAAGACTCGCAATAGGACGTTCAGCACTTTATTTATAGTGGTTCTCATTGCCTTTTTGTGGAAGCACTGGGATGCCATCACCGGCTACTTGGAACGGTTCTTGTCTCCCCCCAGATGA
- the TMCC1 gene encoding transmembrane and coiled-coil domains protein 1 isoform X3, with protein MGPSEVEGHIRYHISCSMIERLEVSSLAQTSSAVASSTDGSINADSVDGTPDPQRTKVAITHLQQKILKLTEQIKIEQTARDDNVAEYLKLANNADKQQSARIKQVFEKKNQKSAQTILQLQKKLEHYHRKLREIEQNGIPRQPKDVFRDMHQGLKDVGAKVTGFSEGVVDSVKGGLSSFSQATHSAAGAVVSKPREIASLIRNKFGSADNIANLKDSLEEGQEDGTGGKALGVIQNFQSSPKYGSEEDCSSATSGSVGANSTTGGPVGASSSKTNTLDMQSSGFDAILHEIQEIRETQARLEESFEDLKVRYQRDYSLIMQTLQEERYRCERLEEQLNDLTELHQNEILNLKQELASMEEKIAYQSYERARDIQEALEACQTRISKMELQQQQQQVVQLEGLENATARNLLGKFINILLAVMAVLLVFVSTVANCVVPLMKTRNRTFSTLFIVVLIAFLWKHWDAITGYLERFLSPPR; from the exons ATCGAGCGATTGGAAGTCAGCAGCTTAGCGCAGACCTCCAGTGCCGTGGCCTCGAGCACTGATGGCAGCATCAATGCAGACTCTGTTGATGGGACCCCAGATCCTCAGCGTACAAAAGTGGCTATCACACACCTGCAACAGAAGATACTGAAGCTGACCGAGCAGATCAAAATTGAACAAACAGCCCGTGATGATAATGTGGCAGAGTACCTGAAACTGGCCAACAACGCAGACAAGCAACAGAGTGCCCGCATTAAGCAAGTGTTTGAGAAGAAGAATCAGAAGTCAGCCCAGACCATCttgcagctgcagaagaaactAGAACATTACCATCGAAAGCTGCGAGAGATCGAACAGAATGGGATCCCTCGGCAGCCAAAGGATGTCTTCAGGGATATGCATCAGGGTTTGAAAGATGTTGGAGCAAAAGTCACTGGCTTCAGTGAGGGAGTAGTAGACAGTGTAAAAGGTGGGCTTTCCAGTTTCTCCCAAGCCACACattcagcagctggagctgtggtTTCCAAACCCCGGGAGATTGCCTCCCTCATAAGGAACAAGTTTGGGAGTGCAGACAACATTGCTAATCTGAAAGACTCCTTAGAGGAAGGCCAGGAAGATGGGACAGGAGGCAAGGCTCTAGGTGTTATTCAGAACTTTCAGTCAAGCCCAAAATATGGCAGTGAAGAGGACTGCTCCAGTGCCACGTCGGGCTCAGTGGGAGCCAACAGCACAACAGGGGGCCCTGTGGGAGCTTCTAGCTCCAAAACAAACACTCTGGATATGCAGAGCTCAGGGTTTGATGCAATACTGCATGAGATTCAAGAAATTCGAGAGACACAGGCAAGACTGGAAGAATCATTTGAGGACCTTAAGGTTCGCTATCAGAGGGATTATTCATTAATAATGCAGACTCTGCAGGAGGAGCGGTACAG ATGTGAAAGACTCGAAGAGCAGCTAAATGACCTGACTGAGCTCCACCAGAATGAGATCCTCAATTTAAAACAGGAGCTGGCCAGCATGGAGGAGAAAATTGCCTATCAGTCTTATGAGCGAGCCCGGGACATTCAG GAGGCACTGGAAGCATGCCAGACCCGCATCTCCAagatggagctgcagcagcagcagcagcaagtggtgcagctggaggggctggagaacGCCACGGCCAGGAACCTGCTGGGGAAGTTCATCAACATCCTCCTGGCCGTCATGGCTGTCCTCCTCGTCTTCGTCTCCACTGTGGCCAACTGTGTCGTGCCCCTCATGAAGACTCGCAATAGGACGTTCAGCACTTTATTTATAGTGGTTCTCATTGCCTTTTTGTGGAAGCACTGGGATGCCATCACCGGCTACTTGGAACGGTTCTTGTCTCCCCCCAGATGA